The Spirosoma foliorum genome has a window encoding:
- a CDS encoding LacI family DNA-binding transcriptional regulator, translating to MSAKKTSLKDIAQRAGVSMALVSYVLNGKEKESRVGQEIAAKIRQIAKELNYQPNHLAKSLRSGKTHTIGLIIADISNPFFANIARVVEDEAKRNGYTVIIGSSDENAEKSRDLLDVLINRQVDGFIIVSSEDSAEQVRDLQAKNIPFVLLDRYFPDIQTDFVSTDHYKAAYTAGEHLVKSEYKRIGMIAYDSQLFHMQERIRGYKEALADNNVSFQPQWLKQVRISAIEQGVKAAINEMLAAKEPIDSIVFATYSLAVTGLKYINELDLNVPADLGIVSFGQAEAFDLYYCPITYVKQPIGLLGKTAVEFLMKKLKHPQAEPSQILMEAELIIRASSKTKQLVHT from the coding sequence ATGAGTGCTAAAAAAACTTCGTTAAAGGATATAGCGCAACGAGCGGGTGTTTCTATGGCACTTGTGTCTTATGTTCTGAATGGAAAAGAAAAAGAGAGTCGGGTAGGGCAGGAAATTGCTGCTAAGATCAGGCAAATAGCCAAAGAACTTAACTACCAGCCTAACCACTTAGCGAAAAGTTTGCGAAGCGGCAAAACACATACCATTGGGTTAATTATTGCAGATATATCGAACCCGTTTTTTGCGAATATCGCCCGGGTAGTTGAAGACGAAGCAAAGCGAAATGGCTATACCGTTATTATCGGCAGCTCAGACGAAAACGCCGAGAAATCACGGGATTTATTAGACGTATTGATTAATCGGCAGGTAGATGGATTTATTATCGTTTCCTCTGAAGACTCGGCTGAGCAAGTGCGGGACCTACAGGCGAAAAATATTCCATTTGTTTTGCTAGACCGGTATTTCCCGGATATACAAACTGATTTCGTATCCACCGATCACTATAAAGCGGCCTATACCGCTGGCGAACATTTAGTAAAAAGTGAGTACAAGCGTATTGGAATGATTGCCTATGATTCGCAACTTTTCCATATGCAGGAACGGATTAGAGGCTATAAGGAAGCATTAGCTGACAATAACGTATCCTTTCAACCGCAATGGTTAAAGCAGGTGCGTATCAGTGCCATTGAACAGGGCGTTAAAGCAGCTATCAATGAAATGCTGGCGGCTAAGGAGCCAATTGATTCAATTGTTTTTGCCACGTACAGCTTGGCCGTTACGGGACTAAAATATATTAATGAATTAGATCTGAATGTGCCCGCCGATTTGGGCATCGTCAGTTTTGGGCAGGCAGAAGCATTTGACCTATACTATTGTCCAATAACGTATGTAAAACAACCCATTGGACTTTTGGGCAAAACAGCAGTTGAATTTTTAATGAAGAAATTGAAGCACCCACAGGCAGAACCATCGCAGATATTAATGGAAGCAGAACTGATTATACGAGCGTCTTCAAAAACAAAGCAGCTTGTTCATACTTAA
- a CDS encoding enolase C-terminal domain-like protein — protein MNHLDQSRRDTLKMLGFGSSAGLLGLFGGVSTAEAREQQGKPPYAVGAPPVKIKSVKAIATAPQGSNLIVVKVETTEPGLYGLGCATFTQRAAAVIVAINTYLNEFCVGKDVDNIEDMWQSTYVSSYWRNGPVLNNALSGLDQALWDIKGKRAKMPVYQLLGGKVRFAIPCYTHAGGNTPEAAADSVKKFMADGFKYIRIQQGGYGAVGATADKPDFKVAGFGGETDNYMNERLYLKSVPKMFEVVRKECGDEIELLHDIHERVQPIDAINMIKRVEEYRPFFIEDPFSPENMKWFAQLRQATSVPIAMGELFNNINEFKEPMVNQWFDFIRIHVSQIGGISPAMKVARLGEWFNIRTAWHGPGDVSPVGHAAHAHIDLAVWNFGIQEAVQFSEKTQAVFSGCPTMNKGYMSVNEVPGLGVDVDEKEAAKYPITTKSNWQVRKMDGTIIRP, from the coding sequence ATGAATCACCTTGACCAAAGCCGCCGGGACACCTTAAAAATGCTGGGATTTGGCTCATCAGCCGGACTACTCGGTTTGTTTGGTGGCGTCTCTACTGCCGAAGCTCGTGAACAGCAAGGCAAGCCCCCGTATGCCGTTGGTGCGCCACCCGTTAAAATCAAAAGTGTCAAGGCTATTGCCACGGCGCCCCAGGGTTCTAACCTGATTGTCGTTAAGGTTGAAACAACGGAACCGGGACTCTATGGGCTTGGCTGTGCTACGTTTACCCAACGAGCCGCTGCGGTTATCGTGGCTATCAACACGTATCTGAATGAGTTTTGTGTCGGCAAAGACGTGGACAATATCGAGGATATGTGGCAGTCGACCTATGTCAGTTCGTACTGGCGTAACGGCCCCGTGCTCAACAACGCACTTTCGGGACTTGATCAGGCGCTTTGGGATATCAAAGGGAAACGGGCGAAAATGCCAGTGTATCAATTACTTGGCGGCAAAGTACGCTTTGCGATTCCCTGCTATACCCACGCGGGAGGCAATACCCCAGAAGCCGCAGCTGATAGTGTCAAGAAGTTCATGGCTGATGGTTTCAAATATATCCGTATTCAGCAAGGAGGTTATGGAGCGGTGGGAGCCACTGCCGACAAACCCGATTTCAAAGTGGCTGGCTTCGGAGGAGAAACCGACAACTACATGAACGAGCGGCTCTATCTGAAATCGGTGCCCAAAATGTTCGAAGTCGTTCGGAAGGAGTGCGGGGATGAAATTGAGTTGCTCCACGACATACATGAGCGGGTGCAACCTATCGATGCCATCAATATGATTAAGCGGGTTGAAGAATATCGGCCTTTCTTTATTGAAGACCCCTTCTCACCAGAGAATATGAAGTGGTTTGCGCAACTCCGACAGGCGACTTCTGTGCCGATTGCAATGGGCGAATTGTTCAATAATATCAATGAGTTCAAAGAGCCGATGGTCAACCAATGGTTCGATTTTATCCGAATTCACGTCTCGCAAATTGGTGGTATTTCGCCAGCTATGAAAGTAGCGAGGTTAGGGGAGTGGTTCAACATTCGCACCGCCTGGCACGGTCCGGGCGACGTCTCGCCGGTAGGTCACGCGGCTCATGCGCACATCGATCTGGCCGTGTGGAATTTCGGTATCCAGGAAGCCGTACAATTCTCCGAGAAAACGCAGGCCGTGTTTAGCGGTTGCCCGACTATGAATAAAGGCTACATGTCGGTTAACGAGGTGCCCGGTTTAGGGGTCGATGTTGACGAAAAGGAAGCGGCTAAATATCCCATCACAACTAAATCGAACTGGCAGGTCCGCAAAATGGACGGTACGATTATCCGGCCGTAA
- a CDS encoding mandelate racemase/muconate lactonizing enzyme family protein has product MQRRNFLKSSVVGSAAIVAGLPLNLALAAPKLKITKIRYYAAPGYNKPLFNQARGIVEIETDGGIIGIGEGGSKDMIEQCAQMIIGEDPFRVEHLWQNVYRGMFYPPGREKLHALGALEMALWDIKGKALGVPVYDLLGGATRDYVECYATGFRASKAKTEEERARDCIEAGLRAYRIGPTGGNGEQPFDFYDNAKKTIEFCKRIDAAVGGGGKWALDLHTRFDLTEGIKICKALENLEPYFVEDIVRSENPGVYKTVRQMTNVPIAVGEQFGDRWDINELIEQRLIDYTRVTLPNTGGIGEFKKIASLCETHYAGMIPHFTGPLSTAALVHVLGSSSPNRCLMELGGGEPERPAYFNEDFINFKNGKLYLNPNPGLGVKFDPKKATFVMEVTTKTQFPHPVLKSPDGAIHNW; this is encoded by the coding sequence ATGCAACGTAGAAACTTTCTTAAATCCTCTGTTGTCGGGTCAGCGGCTATTGTCGCTGGCCTACCATTAAATCTTGCGCTGGCTGCACCTAAGTTAAAAATCACCAAAATCCGGTATTACGCAGCGCCTGGGTACAACAAACCTTTGTTTAATCAGGCTCGTGGAATTGTTGAAATCGAGACCGATGGGGGCATTATCGGCATTGGCGAAGGTGGCTCCAAAGACATGATTGAGCAGTGTGCCCAGATGATCATTGGCGAAGATCCGTTCCGCGTAGAGCACCTTTGGCAGAATGTATACCGGGGTATGTTTTATCCGCCGGGCCGCGAAAAACTCCACGCCTTAGGAGCGCTTGAAATGGCCCTGTGGGATATTAAAGGAAAGGCTCTGGGCGTACCCGTCTATGATTTGCTGGGCGGTGCTACCCGCGATTATGTTGAATGTTATGCGACTGGTTTCCGAGCGTCGAAAGCCAAAACGGAAGAAGAACGGGCCAGAGATTGCATAGAAGCTGGTTTACGCGCCTATCGGATTGGGCCAACGGGAGGCAATGGGGAGCAACCGTTTGATTTCTACGATAACGCCAAAAAGACAATTGAATTCTGTAAGCGTATCGACGCTGCCGTGGGCGGTGGTGGCAAATGGGCACTTGATCTGCATACTCGGTTTGACTTAACGGAGGGCATCAAAATCTGCAAGGCGCTTGAAAATCTGGAGCCTTATTTCGTAGAGGATATTGTTCGTTCTGAAAACCCAGGCGTCTACAAAACGGTGCGTCAGATGACCAACGTACCCATTGCGGTTGGTGAGCAATTTGGCGATCGCTGGGATATTAATGAATTAATTGAACAGCGCTTGATCGATTACACGCGCGTTACACTACCTAATACCGGCGGCATTGGCGAATTTAAAAAGATAGCTTCCCTCTGCGAGACGCATTACGCAGGTATGATTCCGCACTTTACAGGGCCTTTATCAACGGCTGCTTTGGTGCACGTTCTAGGATCTAGCAGTCCAAATCGCTGTCTGATGGAATTGGGTGGGGGCGAACCTGAACGTCCGGCTTACTTCAATGAGGATTTCATAAACTTCAAAAATGGTAAGTTATACCTGAATCCAAACCCAGGGTTGGGAGTGAAATTCGATCCTAAAAAAGCAACGTTCGTTATGGAAGTTACAACCAAAACACAGTTCCCGCACCCCGTTTTGAAAAGCCCGGACGGAGCGATTCATAACTGGTAA